One Candidatus Nitrososphaera evergladensis SR1 genomic window, CGTTTTATGGACTCAATTTGATATGGCCTGTCAGTAATCTCCCTATTGATGGGAATCTCTTCAAAGTCCTTTTTTGAGATATTTTGAAAGCGTAGTCGTTCAAGTGCATCTCGGCCATGAAAACCCTTGACCATTCGGGGGTTGTCGTGGGGCTTATTCCAGAACCAAATCTCATAACCGTTCGTAAAATAAATGAAAATATCTTTGCCTGTCTGGTTCTTTATATCTTGAGCATACAGCTCGGCTTGTTTCTCGCCAAGTATTGGGTCTTTGGATGTCTTTTTGGCCTCTATTACTGCCAGAGGGTCACCGCTGCCGTCCAATAATAGATAATCGGCATACTTGCTATCTTTCTCATTTTTCAGAGTATCTGAAACAGTCCTATACAACTGCGATTTAAAGTCTGATTGTAGGGTATCTACTTCCAAGATTGCCTGAGAGACATTCTTGACATCCCATCCCGCCTCCTTTAACAGAACATCGATCTTTTCTCTTCTCGTGAGAAACTCAGAGTCGGTCGTCACCAAAACTAGGTCCCAGTACGGGACAATGTAAATTAGCCGATAGAAAAAGATTACCTATATTTACCCAGTAAGATGCTCTATATGAAGCCTTCTTACCTGCAACTGTCGTACTCTCATTGTTCTCCGATTCGGCATCTATCCTAGAGATTAATAGCTTGCAAAGATTGGATTATCATCATTATTGCACAGTCCTGTCACTTCAGTCTGTTCGTAAAGCTAAGCGACTTCATCTATTGGATGGTTTCTAAATAAAGGGGTTTGCATAGTCAGCCCAAGACAGTTTGAATTTATTCTCCGGCTTTCTGAACTTCATATGCAACTTCAAAATGACCATCGCAATTAATCATCGAGTCAGGATAGTCATTAGGATGGTAGCCTAAACCGTAATTTTTTTCCCTAATAAGCGATGCATAGTACACTCCTATTGCAAGGTTTTTCTGCTTTGCGAAATAGTCTATTGTTGCTTCAACTGCTTGGGTTGTAGCCTCTCTTGCCAATGGCACTGTAACTGGACCCGTTGGACCTGAAAATATCTGTATTAGCGAACCGGCTATTGTTCCAATTCCTTTAGCGACAAAGTTTTCCTTGAGCAGTTGAGCAAACTGGCGGGTCTCCTCGGTGTCGCGGACTGCAACCAGATACAAGTTTAGGAAACCTTGTGGCCGGCCACGGAATAGCAATACTCCAAGGTCTGGGTCTATTGACAGTGTAGCACCTTTCTTGACTTGTGGAAATTTGTCCTGTCTGCTCCAAAAGGGAGTACCAGATTTCATGTCTGGAAGACCGTTTACTACAATGGAATAAAGGATGACGTCGGTTGCGCCAAAAAGTTTCCTTGTTTCAAGAATTCGAACTTTGAGCAGCGATAAAGCACAGCTGCCATTGTAGTATTCAGGCTCCACAAGGTGTTCAACTCCGCCAGAAAAAGCTTGCTCGTCAACTCGAAGCCAGCCTGTCACGACTTGTCAAGTAACAAATCCAATGTCTTAAATTTTTCTTGCAATTAATCTCATTCGCCCTGAAGTCCTAAGTTTCTCTTTGTTAAATTAAGCACCAGGAAAAGCATGTTAAAGAAAAAGAGGACCCTCTCTTACGACTTTTTGGAAATTATGGTCACCCCATGCAGGCCGGAATCGCTCATCATGTGCCGCCATTTTGCCAAAATCAGAATTATATCTCATGGCCTGATTAAGCCGATAGTAAGCCTCGGGAATTCTGCGATCATCACAGGAAATTCTTGCTTTCTGATATTCTGTGTGTCCTTTTAGAATATGTATCAAAACGGCAGATGGATTATTGGGAACAGAGTTTGAGTATAATTGTGCAATAGCATCATGGCAACCAAGGGCTTCCTTGTATCGGCCAAGTTTGACTAGTGCCTGCATCTTATAATCAATAAAATACGGGTCGTTCGGTTGCATAACTAGAGCTTTTTCGAAGCAATCCAAGGCTCTTTTGTAGATCCTCTCATCTTCGCCAAGATTGTGTAAAGACAAAAATCCTATCCCACTAATTGCAAGAATATTATCGGGCTCATATTCTACTATTTTTTCATAACATCGTAATGCCTTGTCATATTTTTGGAGTCGCTCATATGCGCGGGCTTCTTCGACCAGCGCAAAAGTGTTGCGTGGATCTAGCTTGAGTAGGGTCTCAAAACATTCTATTGCGTTATCAAATCTTCCATCATAATTGCCGGTAACATTCTTTCGATTTAATGCATATCCCTTGCCATAAAGGGCTTCAACATCGTTTGGGTCATGCTTTAACAGAATAGCATCAAAATAGCCTATGGCTTCAACATACCGTTCCAATCCATTCAGTGTCTTTCCAAGGTACAATAGAGTAAGTACATTTTCTTCTCTGTCAAGTGCCTTCTTAAGAAGTTTATACGCTAGCTCGTATTTCTTGTACAGATATAAGATTATACCCTTTTGCTGATTTGCTACTACATTTTCGGGATCAGACGCTAGGATTTCATCATAACGTTTTTTTGCATCGAGGAGCATTCCTGCTTTAGAAAATTTTTCTGCCTCATCCAGTAATTTCTGAACACTCTCAACTTTTAAATCAGAGTTGCTGCCGGATTGTCCCAATTAGATAATAATTAATTGCAAGGTTATAGTTAAGAATTCTCAACCGCGATAGCATAAATACAAGAAAACGTAAGGACCAAGAAAGGCTTATTGTTCACATGGCGGTTCTTTTGAACGATTGCTATTAGCAGATATTCTAAAATTAAAGGCAGAATTGGAGAAGAAATCAGAGGATCAACTTAAGGAACTTGACCTTACCAATTACGAATTGGATTTCGTATTGCCTTACATGCTAATTGATCACATACCGAAGAACCTAGACCTTGTAATGGATATCGTGGAAAGAAAACTAAAAGTCAGATGGGCTCTTCACGACTCATGGGCATACCTAGTCAATAAAGTCGGAGCGGCCCGATTTGAAGAAGCCATGGAAGTGGTGGATAAATGGTTTAATGAACCAAATCTCAAGACAAAGATTTCCAATATCATTCCAGAACTTTGCAGAAATATCGATAAGATACGACTCCTACCATTCTTAGAGAATTGGGCCAAACAGGATGAAGTACGTCTTGATACTGCCATGGATTCACTAAGTATGGTTATGTTTAAAGTAATATTGGATATTGGGAGAAAGATTCCTGCTAGTGATATCCTCAAGCAAGCGGAATCCAAAGAAAGCGAATTTCTTCGTAGGTCTTTGCATTTATTAGAAGGAATAGCAAAGCACAAGGATCTTGATGTTTCCTTTTTCATAGGTGGAGAAGAAAATAAGATATTTCAGTGCGCCTCAGTGATAGAGGCAATAAAATACTACAGAGACTCTTTAGATTACGATCAAATCCGCCAAGCAGCATCGATCTACCACAACATAGAATCTTTTATGGGAAAGTCTTGGTTCATGAAAATGAAAGACGAACGGAACAAGACAAACGTGGTTCTGCGACTAATGTCTTTCAATGATAAGAATTTTCTTTCAAATTTCAATATAACCCTTGGAAATATTCTTAGCGAGAAACTACCAGGAACAAAACAGCTTAGAATGAACTTGCAATCTAAAGCGTTAAGGCAAGACTATGCCACCTTAAGTGAAATTGGATTTCTTTCGCATTTTCTCCGAAAATCGAAAATCGAACTCTATCCTTCGGTTGGCGTGAAAAAGCTAGACTTCAAAATTTGGATATCGGAAAGCCCTATTCTTTTCGAAGTAAAAAATCTGGCTATGTATCGGTACCTAAAGGCCTTAGAGGGGACTTTCATAACATTACCTGACACCGTCAAACGGAAAATTTGCACAGAATATGACGAACAGCTAATGAGCTTGGACATAGATTTGCCGCTATTGATGGCAATCGATCTGAGAGATTCCGAGGCAGGAATCGATGAGGTAGGTGCTTCAACCAGATATTTTGAAGGAAAAATGAAAAATCTCACAGGAGTAGTCCTGTTTAGGAATCCCCTATATCATTCATCGAAATCAAAAACCGAAGGCATGATTATCACTAATGACTTTGCTATCAACCCACTGTCACCTTCAACATTGGAGAAATTGAAGCAGGTGTTATTTGCCTAATTGCATAATTCTGTTAGAACTGTGGAGATGTCGCTGTCTATTCAATGCTACAATTTGCTTTAACTGAGTTCGGAGTTTTTCGGTGTATTTCAATCTCAAAAGATCTAGTGCGATATACTGTTTCGATTGATGTGGTGGAATTCCATACCCTCTTGCAAGCTCTTCCAGGCAGCATCTTCTAAGATAACAGATTTGTTTAATAGACGGTTTTGTCGTCATTGCTCTTGGCTTCTTCTTCACAATTGTTTCATCATAGACAAGATCAAGGTAGAGTATGCCAAACTCCTCAGCGGAATTCCGGTACTTATTTGCCTTCACCTCGTCGTCCGTAGCGATGAACGTTCTGTCCACAAATGGTGCAATATCTTTTAGTTGAGTGAATGCCTTTTCAAATACATCCTTTTTCGATTTCACTTCAATTGCGATGACTTGATCCTCTTTTATTGCCAGAACGTCAACATCGGATACAATGTTTGACCATGCAATGTTCAAGGTCGCGTGCGGATACGTTGTGAAGCCCTGAATTCTGAAATAGTCTTCTACTACAGAAATTAGAGGTACTTCATGAATTCCTCTAATCATATCTATCCCAGTATGATGATTCCATTGACTCAGTTGCCGTGTGTGATCGTTCGCGTTCTCTTTCCATCGCTTCCTTTAGTGTTAGAAATCCTTTAGGAGGACGCTGAGCTTCAATTACGAGAACTCCGCCATATCTTAGAGATAGCCTTGACAACTCTTGAATGGGAATATTGTCTAGCTTCGGCCTCAATCTAAATCTCCACCAACCAATCGAGTTTTTCTTATATGCATACACTGCTTTTTTGACATGCGTCCACTTTCCGACATTCACTCCTTTCTCACGAACTAATTGTAATTTTTGCTGCCCCTTTGTGCCATCTACCATAATAGCAGTATAATTATCGAGAGTAGTCGGCAAAGAATAGTTATCTGAATGAACCAGGAATAGAGTTACTTTTACGGGCTGCACCATAATGGGTATTCGAATCTCATGAATCGGTATCCTATGTTCATTCATATTTGCAAACACTCCCTCAAAAATCACTCGAACCTTCCTATCACTTGTTGTCGACAATTCATCTGTATCCAAACAGCCGAATCCGCCAAACTCGTCATATGCGGCTGTCGGTTTACATGCACTGTATGCCAGAGCTTTCAATGTTTCGCAATTCTTCACTCTATCTCTCA contains:
- a CDS encoding tetratricopeptide repeat protein; amino-acid sequence: MGQSGSNSDLKVESVQKLLDEAEKFSKAGMLLDAKKRYDEILASDPENVVANQQKGIILYLYKKYELAYKLLKKALDREENVLTLLYLGKTLNGLERYVEAIGYFDAILLKHDPNDVEALYGKGYALNRKNVTGNYDGRFDNAIECFETLLKLDPRNTFALVEEARAYERLQKYDKALRCYEKIVEYEPDNILAISGIGFLSLHNLGEDERIYKRALDCFEKALVMQPNDPYFIDYKMQALVKLGRYKEALGCHDAIAQLYSNSVPNNPSAVLIHILKGHTEYQKARISCDDRRIPEAYYRLNQAMRYNSDFGKMAAHDERFRPAWGDHNFQKVVREGPLFL